From a region of the Actinopolymorpha singaporensis genome:
- a CDS encoding SGNH/GDSL hydrolase family protein: protein MSVLTQNSTVLFIGDSVTDGGRDRSDPHSLGHGYPRLVADTCSRTRPGDGVRFLNRGISGNRVRDLRTRWQEDCLDLGPDVVSILIGINDTWRRYDSGDATSADDFARDYDHILARTTDALPARLVLVEPFVLPVTAGQHGWREDLDPKLEVVRRLAGEYGATLVPLDELMAKAAADQDPAELAADGVHPTEEGHALIARFWLEAAAS, encoded by the coding sequence GTGAGCGTACTGACCCAGAACTCGACGGTTCTGTTCATCGGCGACAGCGTCACCGACGGCGGCCGCGACCGTTCCGACCCGCACAGCCTCGGCCACGGCTATCCCCGGCTGGTCGCGGACACCTGCTCCCGTACCCGGCCCGGCGACGGCGTGCGGTTCCTCAACCGCGGCATCAGCGGCAACCGGGTGCGCGACCTGCGCACCCGGTGGCAGGAGGACTGCCTGGATCTCGGTCCGGACGTGGTGTCGATCCTGATCGGCATCAATGACACGTGGCGCCGCTACGACAGCGGCGATGCCACCTCGGCGGACGACTTCGCCCGCGACTACGACCACATCCTGGCCCGGACCACCGACGCGCTGCCCGCCCGGCTGGTGCTGGTCGAGCCGTTCGTGTTGCCGGTGACCGCGGGCCAGCACGGCTGGCGGGAGGACCTGGACCCCAAGCTCGAGGTCGTCCGCCGGCTGGCCGGGGAGTACGGCGCGACGCTGGTCCCGCTCGACGAGCTGATGGCCAAGGCGGCCGCCGACCAGGACCCGGCCGAGCTCGCCGCCGACGGCGTACACCCCACCGAGGAGGGGCACGCGCTGATCGCGAGGTTCTGGCTGGAGGCAGCCGCCTCCTGA
- a CDS encoding SPOR domain-containing protein, giving the protein MSTEHPEWFFCLRHHTVEPQEGCKAADRLGPYSSRAEAERALDKVAERNETWDNDPNWSDDDEDQ; this is encoded by the coding sequence ATGAGCACCGAGCACCCGGAATGGTTCTTTTGCCTGCGGCACCACACCGTCGAGCCCCAGGAGGGCTGCAAGGCCGCCGACCGGCTCGGCCCCTACTCCTCGCGGGCCGAGGCGGAGCGGGCGCTGGACAAGGTGGCCGAGCGCAACGAGACGTGGGACAACGACCCCAACTGGTCCGACGACGACGAGGACCAGTGA
- the hisG gene encoding ATP phosphoribosyltransferase: MLRVAIPNKGALAEPAAQMLREAGYRQRGSSRELVLIDPDNQIEFYYLRPRDIAVYVGEGTLDLGITGRDMLLDSGAPADEVLELGFSRSTFRLAARPGTAKSVHDLEGLRIATSYAGLIRTYLAENGVTAHVTHLDGAVETAIQLGVADAIADVVETGATLRQAGLELFGDPILRSEGVLIRRNGTADPEGFNLMLRRLQGVLVARDYVLMDYDIAADRVDEASRIAPGLEGPTVSPLHRSGWVAVRVMVPRADAQRLMDELWNAGARAILVTSIHACRL; the protein is encoded by the coding sequence ATGTTGCGTGTGGCCATTCCGAACAAAGGGGCGCTGGCCGAGCCGGCCGCCCAGATGCTGCGCGAGGCCGGCTACCGCCAGCGCGGCAGCTCCCGCGAACTGGTGCTGATCGACCCCGACAACCAGATCGAGTTCTACTACCTCCGTCCCCGCGACATCGCGGTGTACGTCGGCGAGGGCACCCTCGACCTCGGCATCACCGGCCGGGACATGCTGCTGGACTCCGGCGCGCCCGCCGACGAGGTGCTCGAGCTCGGCTTCTCGCGGTCGACGTTCCGGCTGGCCGCCCGGCCGGGAACCGCGAAGTCCGTGCACGACCTCGAGGGCCTTCGGATCGCCACGTCGTACGCCGGGCTGATCAGGACCTACCTCGCCGAGAACGGCGTCACTGCGCACGTGACCCACCTCGACGGCGCGGTGGAGACCGCGATCCAGCTCGGCGTCGCCGACGCCATCGCCGACGTCGTCGAGACCGGCGCCACGCTCCGCCAGGCCGGGCTGGAACTGTTCGGCGACCCGATCCTGCGTTCGGAGGGCGTGCTGATCCGCCGCAACGGCACGGCCGACCCGGAGGGGTTCAACCTCATGCTGCGCCGCCTGCAGGGCGTGCTGGTCGCCCGCGACTACGTCCTCATGGACTACGACATCGCAGCGGACCGGGTGGACGAGGCGTCCAGGATCGCGCCGGGGCTGGAAGGGCCGACGGTCTCCCCGCTGCATCGGTCCGGCTGGGTCGCGGTGCGGGTGATGGTGCCGCGCGCGGACGCCCAGCGGCTGATGGACGAGCTGTGGAACGCCGGCGCGCGGGCGATCCTGGTCACCAGCATCCACGCCTGCCGACTGTGA
- the fabG gene encoding beta-ketoacyl-ACP reductase produces the protein MGRSVLVTGGNRGIGLAVAQAFREAGDDVAITYRGGEPPEGFLAVKCDVTEPETVETAFAEVEEKQGPVEVLVANAGITRDTLLMRMSDEDWSSVIETNLTGAFRFARRAAKGMLRMRRGRIVLVSSVVGLFGGAGQVNYAASKSGMVGMARSIARELGSRGITANVVAPGFVETALTAELSEELQKQYLKQIPLGRYTSTEEVARVIRWVASDEAAYITGAVIPVDGGLGMGH, from the coding sequence GTGGGTCGATCGGTGCTGGTGACAGGGGGGAACCGCGGCATCGGGCTGGCTGTCGCGCAGGCGTTCCGCGAGGCCGGCGACGACGTTGCGATCACCTACCGCGGCGGGGAGCCCCCGGAGGGCTTCCTGGCGGTGAAGTGCGACGTGACCGAGCCGGAGACGGTGGAGACGGCGTTCGCCGAGGTCGAGGAGAAGCAGGGCCCGGTCGAGGTGCTGGTGGCCAACGCCGGCATCACCCGCGACACCCTGCTGATGCGGATGAGCGACGAGGACTGGTCCAGCGTCATCGAGACCAACCTGACCGGCGCCTTCCGCTTCGCCCGGCGGGCCGCGAAGGGCATGCTGCGGATGCGCCGCGGCCGCATCGTCCTGGTGTCCTCGGTCGTCGGCCTGTTCGGCGGCGCCGGCCAGGTCAACTACGCCGCCAGCAAGTCCGGCATGGTCGGCATGGCCCGATCCATCGCCCGCGAGCTGGGTTCGCGGGGAATCACCGCCAATGTCGTGGCCCCCGGTTTTGTGGAAACCGCCCTGACGGCCGAGCTTTCGGAGGAGCTACAAAAGCAGTACCTCAAGCAGATCCCGCTCGGCCGGTACACCAGCACCGAGGAAGTGGCGCGGGTGATCCGGTGGGTGGCAAGCGACGAGGCGGCATACATCACCGGGGCCGTCATCCCGGTGGACGGCGGACTAGGGATGGGGCACTAA
- a CDS encoding S-adenosylmethionine:tRNA ribosyltransferase-isomerase encodes MSAGTTTAVQAAGTAPNVLPAPRVDFVLPPELEAHEPPEARGLTRDGVRLLLGRGDGSGDGPANEVAHHRFVDLPHLLEPGDVVVVNRSGTRPAAVDLPTHPEDTDSTDSTDSTGTTGEGERRSVHFSTLAADGSWLVELRRGDGPDPGGRPGRRIDLPGGASLVLRERHRSGRLWHAVPIVPPAVPDVPAYLARYGRPIRYGYVGRDWPLHAYQTAFATTPGSAEMPSAGRPFTPEVVTELVARGILVVPITLHTGVASAEFHEPPYAEWFEVPAATAAVVNDANERGARVVAVGTTVVRALESAAHGSWVRAASGWTELVVTAERGVAVVSGLLTGFHEPQASHLLMLEAIAGPELVRRCYAAAVEEGYLWHEFGDVNLLLP; translated from the coding sequence ATGAGCGCCGGTACGACGACCGCGGTCCAGGCGGCCGGCACCGCTCCCAACGTTCTCCCGGCGCCCAGGGTCGACTTCGTTCTGCCGCCCGAACTCGAGGCACACGAACCGCCGGAGGCGCGGGGCCTGACCCGGGACGGGGTACGGCTGCTGCTCGGCCGTGGTGACGGGTCCGGTGACGGGCCCGCGAACGAGGTCGCCCACCACCGGTTCGTCGACCTGCCGCACCTGCTCGAACCCGGCGACGTCGTGGTGGTCAACCGGTCAGGGACCCGGCCCGCCGCCGTGGACCTGCCCACGCACCCCGAGGACACCGACAGCACCGACAGCACCGACAGCACCGGCACCACCGGGGAGGGCGAACGGCGCAGCGTGCACTTCTCCACCCTCGCCGCCGACGGTTCCTGGCTGGTCGAGCTCCGCCGCGGCGACGGCCCCGACCCCGGCGGCCGACCGGGCCGGCGGATCGACCTGCCCGGCGGTGCCTCGCTCGTACTCCGTGAGCGGCACCGGTCCGGCCGGCTGTGGCACGCCGTGCCGATCGTTCCACCGGCCGTCCCCGACGTACCGGCCTATCTCGCCCGGTACGGCCGGCCCATCCGGTACGGCTACGTCGGCCGCGACTGGCCGCTGCACGCGTACCAGACGGCGTTCGCCACCACGCCCGGAAGCGCGGAGATGCCCAGTGCCGGGCGGCCGTTCACGCCGGAGGTGGTGACCGAACTGGTGGCGCGCGGGATCCTCGTGGTGCCGATCACCCTGCACACCGGGGTGGCGTCGGCGGAGTTCCACGAACCGCCGTACGCGGAGTGGTTCGAGGTGCCGGCCGCGACCGCCGCCGTGGTGAACGACGCCAACGAGCGAGGCGCCCGGGTGGTGGCGGTCGGTACGACGGTGGTGCGTGCGCTGGAGTCCGCGGCGCACGGGTCCTGGGTGCGGGCGGCGTCCGGCTGGACCGAACTCGTGGTCACCGCCGAGCGCGGGGTAGCGGTGGTGTCGGGACTGCTCACCGGTTTCCACGAGCCGCAGGCGTCCCACCTGCTGATGCTGGAGGCGATCGCCGGGCCCGAGCTGGTACGCCGCTGCTACGCCGCCGCGGTGGAAGAGGGCTACCTGTGGCACGAGTTCGGCGACGTCAACCTGCTGCTTCCCTGA
- a CDS encoding PH domain-containing protein, translating into MSGSVHSMSVRRPDPGDAGDRGDRGGAGGGAGPDVPRLPHTWRSQLGLVVAVAMGVLLTAAAAGLWIAFPAEIRAKFSWPQTLTLLAFLAVLLFGLYRLGRMRLRADEAGLTIVNLTRTHTLVWAQVVRVNLRRGDPWVQLDLDDGTTVSVMAIQSADGDRARSAARELARLVAARTSTSRDD; encoded by the coding sequence GTGAGCGGATCGGTGCACTCGATGTCCGTACGCCGGCCAGATCCGGGCGACGCCGGTGACCGTGGCGACCGCGGTGGTGCCGGCGGCGGCGCCGGGCCGGACGTCCCGAGGCTGCCGCACACCTGGCGTTCCCAGCTGGGCCTGGTGGTCGCGGTGGCGATGGGAGTTCTGCTGACGGCCGCTGCTGCGGGCCTGTGGATCGCGTTCCCGGCGGAGATCAGGGCGAAGTTCAGCTGGCCGCAGACGCTCACCCTGCTGGCGTTCCTCGCGGTGCTGCTGTTCGGGCTGTACCGCCTCGGGAGGATGCGGCTGCGCGCGGACGAGGCCGGGCTGACCATCGTCAACCTCACGCGTACGCACACGCTGGTCTGGGCCCAGGTGGTACGGGTCAACCTGCGCCGCGGCGACCCCTGGGTGCAGCTCGACCTGGACGACGGGACCACCGTCTCGGTGATGGCCATCCAGTCCGCCGACGGCGACCGGGCACGGTCGGCGGCCCGGGAGCTCGCCCGCCTGGTCGCCGCGCGCACGAGCACCAGCCGCGACGACTGA
- the fabI gene encoding enoyl-ACP reductase FabI, translating to MGGILEGKRILVAGVTMDSSLGFAVAKVAQEQGAQVVITNFGRALSITRRIAKRLPVEPAVLELDVTNEEHLAGLADALRAHVDGLDGVVHSIAFAPQEALGGNFLNTSWADAATALQVSAYSLKSLTTAVLPLMKEGSSVVGLTFDATVAWPAYDWMGVAKAGLESCARYLARDLGPKGIRVNLVSAGYTKTIAAGGIPGIEKVENVWSERAPLGWDPTDSSPTGRAVVGLLSDFFPKTTGEIVHVDGGYHAMGA from the coding sequence ATGGGCGGGATCCTCGAGGGCAAGCGCATCCTGGTCGCGGGCGTGACCATGGACTCCTCGCTCGGCTTCGCGGTCGCGAAGGTCGCGCAGGAGCAGGGCGCGCAGGTGGTCATCACCAACTTCGGCCGGGCACTGTCGATCACCCGGCGGATCGCCAAGAGGCTGCCGGTCGAGCCGGCGGTGCTCGAACTCGACGTCACCAACGAGGAACACCTGGCCGGGCTGGCCGACGCGCTGCGTGCCCACGTCGACGGGCTGGACGGCGTGGTGCACTCCATCGCGTTCGCCCCGCAGGAGGCGCTCGGCGGCAACTTCCTCAACACCAGCTGGGCCGACGCCGCGACGGCGCTGCAGGTCTCGGCGTACTCGCTGAAGTCGCTCACCACGGCCGTCCTGCCGCTGATGAAGGAGGGGTCGTCGGTGGTCGGCCTCACCTTCGACGCAACGGTGGCCTGGCCGGCGTACGACTGGATGGGGGTGGCGAAGGCCGGGCTGGAGTCCTGCGCCCGCTACCTCGCCCGCGACCTCGGGCCCAAGGGCATCCGGGTCAACCTGGTGTCCGCGGGTTACACCAAGACGATCGCCGCGGGCGGCATCCCCGGCATCGAGAAGGTGGAGAACGTCTGGAGCGAGCGGGCGCCGCTCGGTTGGGACCCGACCGACAGCAGCCCCACCGGCCGCGCGGTGGTCGGGCTGCTGTCGGACTTCTTCCCGAAGACGACCGGCGAGATCGTCCACGTCGACGGCGGCTACCACGCGATGGGCGCCTGA
- a CDS encoding SDR family NAD(P)-dependent oxidoreductase, whose product MPVALVTGASRGLGLALAGGLADRGWSLVVDARHEAPLRDAVAELTSRAGPGARVEVRAGSVGDAAHRADLVAVARGLGGLDLLVNNAGVLGPSPLPPLAALGVPAYREVLEIGAVAPLALTQLALPLLRERSGAVLNVTSDAAVEAYPGWGGYGSAKAALEHWSRVLAVELAEAGDDVRVWWVDPGDLRTQMHQDAFPGEDISDRPLPDTVVPAFVRLVGERPDSGRYRAADLLTEVAA is encoded by the coding sequence ATGCCCGTCGCCCTCGTCACCGGAGCCTCCCGCGGCCTCGGGCTCGCCCTCGCCGGCGGGCTCGCCGACCGCGGCTGGTCCCTCGTCGTCGACGCTCGCCACGAGGCACCTTTGCGCGACGCGGTTGCCGAGCTGACCAGCCGGGCCGGCCCCGGCGCGCGGGTCGAGGTCCGCGCCGGGTCGGTCGGGGACGCCGCTCACCGCGCCGACCTGGTGGCGGTGGCCCGTGGGCTCGGCGGCCTCGACCTGCTGGTCAACAACGCCGGCGTGCTCGGTCCCAGCCCGCTGCCGCCGCTGGCCGCGCTCGGCGTACCGGCGTACCGGGAAGTGCTGGAGATCGGCGCCGTCGCCCCGCTGGCGCTCACCCAGCTGGCGCTGCCGTTGCTGCGCGAGCGGTCCGGCGCCGTGTTGAACGTCACCAGCGACGCCGCCGTGGAGGCCTACCCCGGCTGGGGTGGCTACGGCTCGGCCAAGGCGGCGCTGGAGCACTGGTCCCGCGTGCTCGCGGTCGAGCTCGCCGAGGCCGGCGACGACGTACGGGTGTGGTGGGTGGACCCGGGTGACCTGCGCACCCAGATGCACCAGGACGCCTTCCCCGGCGAGGACATCTCCGACCGGCCGTTGCCCGACACGGTGGTGCCGGCGTTCGTCCGGCTGGTGGGCGAACGCCCGGACAGCGGCCGCTACCGGGCCGCCGACCTGCTCACCGAGGTGGCGGCATGA
- the map gene encoding type I methionyl aminopeptidase, whose translation MGNLAPATISPRRSVPRTIERPEYVDRSGPSPFTGSEVKDADTIARMRVACRLAAQALQEVGRHAKPGVTTDELDQIGHEFLCAAGAYPSTLGYRGFPKSLCTSVNEVICHGIPDSRPLEDGDLLNIDITAFLDGVHGDTNATFLVGNVDEDSRLLVERTHESMMRGIKAVRPGRQVNVIGRVIASYARRFGYGVVEEFTGHGIGTAFHSGLIIPHYDEPRFDTVIEAGMTFTIEPMLTLGTHEWDMWDDGWTVVTKDRRRSAQFEHTVLVTEQGAEILTLPDAPES comes from the coding sequence ATGGGCAATCTCGCACCGGCCACCATCTCACCCCGTCGTTCGGTCCCCCGCACCATCGAACGCCCGGAATACGTCGACCGGAGCGGTCCGAGCCCGTTCACCGGCTCGGAGGTCAAGGACGCCGACACCATCGCCCGGATGCGGGTCGCCTGCCGGCTCGCCGCCCAGGCACTGCAGGAGGTGGGCCGGCACGCGAAGCCGGGCGTCACCACCGACGAACTCGACCAGATCGGGCACGAGTTCCTCTGCGCGGCCGGCGCCTATCCCTCCACGCTCGGTTACCGAGGTTTCCCCAAGTCGCTGTGCACCTCGGTCAACGAGGTCATCTGCCACGGCATCCCGGACTCCCGTCCGCTGGAGGACGGAGATCTGCTCAACATCGACATCACCGCGTTCCTCGACGGCGTGCACGGCGACACCAACGCGACGTTCCTGGTCGGCAACGTGGACGAGGACAGCCGGTTGCTGGTCGAACGCACCCACGAGTCGATGATGCGCGGTATCAAGGCGGTTCGTCCCGGTCGCCAGGTCAACGTGATCGGCAGGGTGATCGCGTCGTACGCCAGGCGGTTCGGCTACGGCGTGGTGGAGGAGTTCACCGGCCACGGCATCGGCACGGCGTTCCACTCCGGGCTGATCATCCCCCACTACGACGAGCCGCGGTTCGACACCGTGATCGAGGCCGGGATGACCTTCACCATCGAGCCGATGCTCACTCTCGGCACGCACGAGTGGGACATGTGGGACGACGGGTGGACGGTCGTCACCAAGGACCGCCGCCGGTCGGCGCAGTTCGAGCACACCGTGCTGGTCACCGAGCAGGGGGCCGAGATCCTCACCCTGCCGGACGCTCCGGAGTCCTGA
- a CDS encoding GAF domain-containing sensor histidine kinase: MSTSDQPSDQLSDQAAGTGSDNRGDRDQSRGDRDQGRDGSGRDDLEALSRALLAITEQTATREVLQMIVESARSLVRSEYAALGLPDERGRFAEFYASGISPEQWRAIGPLPRAHGLLSVMMAQARPYRAEDVQADSRFSGWPATHPPMRGFLGVPIVDRGEIMGAIYVANGPDAPVFGDEDERLLGILAAHAAIALTRARMFERDRELTLVEERARIARDLHDAVAQKLFSLRLTVGAAEALTVKGDRDRAREQFARVKELAGSALDELRAVVTELRPPAVREDGLVPALRKHVAVISRAHPVRVRFDSNCDGRCELPGEVEDVVFRVAQEALHNALRHAEPSAVDIDLRTSDHEVVLVVADDGKGFDGDPARDGGHHLGLASMRERARQAGGRLRVESRPGAGTTLRLEVPHE, encoded by the coding sequence GTGTCCACCTCCGACCAGCCCTCCGACCAGCTCTCCGACCAGGCCGCCGGTACCGGCAGCGACAACCGCGGCGACCGCGACCAGAGCCGCGGCGACCGCGACCAGGGCCGCGACGGCAGCGGCCGGGACGATCTCGAGGCGTTGTCGCGCGCCCTGCTCGCGATCACCGAGCAGACCGCGACCCGCGAGGTCCTGCAGATGATCGTGGAGTCGGCGCGATCGCTGGTCCGGTCCGAGTACGCCGCGCTGGGGCTGCCGGACGAGCGCGGCCGGTTCGCGGAGTTCTACGCCAGCGGGATCAGCCCCGAGCAGTGGCGGGCGATCGGCCCGCTTCCGCGTGCGCACGGCCTGCTGAGCGTGATGATGGCGCAGGCCCGGCCCTACCGCGCCGAGGACGTCCAGGCGGACTCGCGCTTCTCCGGCTGGCCGGCCACCCATCCGCCGATGCGGGGCTTCCTCGGCGTTCCCATCGTCGACCGGGGCGAGATCATGGGCGCCATCTACGTCGCCAACGGCCCGGACGCACCGGTGTTCGGAGACGAGGACGAACGCCTGCTCGGCATCCTCGCCGCCCACGCCGCGATCGCGCTCACCCGCGCCCGGATGTTCGAACGCGACCGCGAGCTGACCCTGGTGGAGGAGCGCGCCCGGATCGCCCGCGACCTGCACGACGCGGTCGCGCAGAAGCTGTTCAGCCTGCGCCTCACCGTCGGGGCCGCGGAAGCCCTTACGGTGAAGGGAGATCGCGACCGTGCACGCGAACAGTTCGCCCGGGTGAAAGAACTCGCCGGCTCCGCACTGGACGAGTTGCGTGCCGTGGTGACCGAGCTGCGTCCGCCGGCGGTGCGTGAGGACGGCCTGGTGCCCGCGCTGCGCAAGCACGTCGCGGTGATCTCGCGTGCCCATCCGGTCCGGGTCCGCTTCGACTCCAACTGCGACGGCCGCTGCGAGCTTCCCGGCGAGGTGGAGGACGTGGTGTTCCGGGTGGCCCAGGAGGCGCTGCACAACGCGTTGCGGCACGCCGAGCCGTCGGCAGTCGACATCGACCTCCGTACGTCCGATCACGAGGTGGTGCTCGTCGTCGCCGACGACGGCAAGGGGTTCGACGGCGATCCGGCCCGCGACGGGGGCCACCACCTCGGCCTGGCCTCGATGCGCGAGCGCGCCCGGCAGGCGGGCGGGCGGCTGCGGGTCGAGTCCCGTCCCGGCGCGGGAACCACGCTCCGGCTGGAGGTGCCGCATGAGTGA
- a CDS encoding glycosyltransferase family 39 protein: protein MTREAAGTLPAPPAPSRPATSPAIEAFAVAVLPALGALVLYLFRIGTPALWLDEAATAGESGRSPAALLGFLAERDAGLGAYYLFMHGWTWFGDGEAWLRLPSAVAMAAAVGLLADLGRRWWGSGAGVAAALLAAVSPMASRYAQEARPYSFAVLAAVAAAWCLWRAAESGSRTGTAARSAQSLRSARQWWIAYATAVAALGAVHVVALMVLAAHPLLLRAASGRTGRAPWRAYLVATCAGLVLPTVVAVAAFGQRATVSWIPRTSWSGLLDGFVAPAGSGAYLRLLGALAAAGVLRAAPGPSRAGRGRLLVASACWLVVPPLALAGLGLLTPVFLPRYLLVCAPALALLASSAFATPSGPDGSNGSDGSNGSKGPDGPRTTAPSARSSTSTTATGVAVAVAVAVAVAWPSLAQVRRVTGHGPDIRSAAEVVAAGCRPGDGMQRTVSTVQTLPYYLRHARCVPPWLDGRLPDDVRRVWVVQPDWQRDGPAGVTGLRHLRTVDVPGLRVSLWSRTRPTK from the coding sequence GTGACGCGGGAGGCGGCTGGGACGCTTCCCGCGCCGCCCGCACCGTCGCGTCCGGCGACCTCGCCGGCCATCGAGGCGTTCGCGGTGGCCGTGCTGCCCGCTCTCGGTGCGCTGGTGCTGTACCTCTTCCGGATCGGCACCCCGGCGCTGTGGCTGGACGAGGCCGCGACCGCCGGTGAGTCCGGCCGATCGCCGGCCGCACTGCTCGGGTTCCTCGCCGAGCGCGACGCCGGACTGGGTGCCTACTACCTGTTCATGCACGGCTGGACGTGGTTCGGCGACGGCGAGGCCTGGCTGCGGCTCCCGTCGGCGGTGGCGATGGCGGCCGCGGTCGGGCTGCTGGCCGATCTCGGCCGGAGATGGTGGGGGAGCGGCGCCGGGGTCGCCGCGGCTCTGTTGGCGGCCGTTTCGCCGATGGCGTCGCGGTACGCCCAGGAGGCCCGGCCCTACTCGTTCGCCGTCCTGGCCGCGGTGGCCGCCGCGTGGTGCCTGTGGCGGGCCGCCGAGTCCGGCTCGCGAACCGGGACGGCGGCGCGGTCGGCGCAGTCGCTGCGGTCGGCGCGGCAGTGGTGGATCGCGTACGCGACCGCTGTCGCCGCGCTCGGGGCCGTGCACGTGGTCGCGCTGATGGTGCTGGCCGCCCACCCTCTGCTGCTGCGGGCCGCGTCCGGACGAACCGGCCGGGCACCGTGGCGGGCGTACCTTGTCGCCACCTGCGCCGGACTGGTGCTGCCCACTGTGGTCGCGGTCGCCGCGTTCGGGCAGCGGGCGACGGTCTCCTGGATACCGCGCACCAGCTGGTCCGGCCTCCTCGACGGCTTCGTCGCGCCGGCCGGAAGCGGCGCGTACCTCCGGCTGCTCGGCGCGCTGGCGGCGGCCGGTGTGCTGAGGGCGGCGCCGGGACCCTCACGCGCCGGCCGCGGACGGCTCCTCGTCGCCTCGGCGTGCTGGCTGGTCGTCCCGCCGCTGGCCCTGGCGGGGCTCGGCCTGCTCACGCCGGTGTTCCTGCCGCGTTACCTGCTCGTGTGTGCGCCCGCCCTCGCGCTGCTGGCCTCGTCCGCGTTCGCCACCCCGAGCGGCCCGGACGGCTCGAACGGCTCGGACGGCTCGAACGGCTCGAAGGGCCCGGACGGCCCGCGCACGACGGCTCCCTCGGCGAGGAGTTCCACCTCCACGACGGCTACGGGAGTCGCCGTGGCCGTCGCCGTCGCCGTCGCGGTCGCCTGGCCGTCGCTCGCGCAGGTACGCCGAGTCACCGGCCACGGGCCGGACATCCGGTCCGCGGCCGAGGTCGTCGCGGCCGGCTGCCGTCCGGGTGACGGGATGCAGCGCACGGTCTCGACCGTGCAGACGCTGCCGTACTACCTGCGGCACGCCCGGTGCGTCCCGCCCTGGCTGGACGGACGGCTGCCCGACGACGTACGCCGGGTGTGGGTGGTGCAGCCGGACTGGCAGCGTGACGGCCCGGCCGGCGTGACCGGCCTGCGGCACCTGCGGACCGTGGACGTACCCGGCCTGCGGGTCAGTCTGTGGAGCCGGACGCGCCCCACGAAGTGA
- a CDS encoding phosphoribosyl-ATP diphosphatase, translated as MKTFDELFAELTAKAASRPEGSGTVAALDAGVHAIGKKLVEEAAESWMAAEHEGRERAAEEISQLLYHAQVLMLACDLKLEDVYAHL; from the coding sequence ATGAAGACGTTCGACGAGTTGTTTGCCGAGCTGACCGCGAAAGCCGCCAGCCGCCCGGAGGGCTCGGGCACGGTCGCGGCGCTGGACGCGGGCGTCCATGCCATCGGCAAGAAGCTCGTCGAGGAGGCCGCTGAGTCCTGGATGGCCGCCGAGCACGAGGGCCGCGAGCGGGCCGCGGAGGAGATCTCCCAGCTGCTCTACCACGCCCAGGTGCTGATGCTCGCCTGCGACCTGAAGCTCGAGGACGTCTACGCGCATCTGTAG
- a CDS encoding response regulator encodes MSDTAPGSAAAAGVPAAAGKAGPIRVLVVDDHQVVRHGLRTFLDIQDDIEVVGEAGDGGAAVELAETLRPDLMLLDLQLPGVDGVSALRMLRDRGSTVRVLVLTSFTEPATVVPALRAGAAGYLFKDVDPEALAQAIRAVHAGQVLLEPEVADALLRGDDPAERAGGALTEREREVLVEIAHGRSNREIARALVLSEKTVKTHVSSILAKLGLADRTQAALYAVRRGLA; translated from the coding sequence ATGAGTGACACAGCCCCAGGCAGCGCCGCGGCCGCCGGCGTTCCGGCCGCCGCGGGGAAGGCCGGGCCGATCCGCGTACTCGTCGTGGACGACCACCAGGTCGTACGCCACGGCCTGCGGACGTTCCTCGACATCCAGGACGACATCGAGGTGGTCGGCGAGGCCGGTGACGGCGGCGCGGCGGTGGAGCTTGCCGAGACTCTGCGGCCGGACCTGATGCTGCTCGACCTGCAGCTGCCCGGCGTCGACGGCGTGTCCGCGCTGCGCATGCTGCGTGACCGGGGGAGCACGGTGCGCGTTCTCGTCCTCACCTCGTTCACCGAACCCGCCACCGTGGTGCCCGCGCTGCGGGCCGGCGCGGCGGGTTACCTCTTCAAGGACGTCGACCCGGAGGCGCTCGCGCAGGCGATCCGGGCCGTGCACGCGGGGCAGGTGCTCCTCGAACCCGAGGTGGCCGACGCCCTGCTCCGCGGTGACGACCCGGCCGAACGCGCCGGCGGCGCCCTCACCGAACGCGAACGTGAGGTACTGGTCGAGATCGCCCATGGCCGCTCCAACCGGGAGATCGCCCGCGCACTGGTGCTGTCGGAGAAGACCGTCAAGACGCATGTGTCGTCCATCCTGGCCAAGCTGGGCCTGGCCGACCGGACCCAGGCGGCGCTGTACGCGGTCCGCCGCGGGCTGGCCTGA